The Candidatus Kuenenbacteria bacterium HGW-Kuenenbacteria-1 genome contains the following window.
GGAAATATTGAAACTCGTAAATCCAAATCTTGATCTTTTATTCTAATTTGAAAACGTCCATCTTGAGGCATTCTCGTTTCAGTAATATCTAATTGAGATAAAATTTTTATTCGAGCAATTAAAGCAGAAAGTAAATGTGTGGGTTCTTTGGCAATTTCTTTTAAAATCCCGTCAATTCTAAAACGAAAACGAACAAAATCTTTTTCCGGTTCAATATGAATATCGCTCGCTCCCATTTCAATAGCCTTAATAAGATAATCATTAACTAAATTAATAATTATATCTTTTCCTTCAAAATTTTGAGTAATCATAAAAATACCTTTTAGGCGCTAGGTGTTAGGCACTAGATCCTTTAATTTAAAATTTAAAATTTCTTTTTTATGTCCTCAGGAGGAATCGAACCTCCATCTTAAGCTCCGCAAGCTCACGCTCTATCCGTTGAGCTATGAAGACAAAATTAGGTTTTAGATTTTTTGGGTTAGAATTTAAAATTTATAATTTCTTAAATTTTTATTATCCTCCCAAATTGATCAGAAAATGATTCTTCTTCTTGTTCTAAATCTTCTTTTAAATATTTTAATAAAATTTCTCTAATTTTAAGTGGATTTTGATCCTCCAAAGAAATTATAAAATTGGGTTTAATAAAATTTTTAAAGCTAAAATAAAGATTTTTTACTTCTGGAAGTTGATAAATAATCCAAAAATTTTCCAATTCTCTCCAATAATAAAAATTTTCTGATGCTTGGATTCCTTTTTCAGTAATCTGAAATTTTATTAGAATTGGTTTTTTAAAATCAAATAAAATTAAAATTATACTAAATAAAATAATGATAATAGCAAAAAGAAAATTTTTGGTAAAAATTGAAAAAAGTAATAATCCTAATACTGTTGCAAACATTAAAAAATACCATTCTTGAGTTCTTTTGTGTTTTATAAATTCAGGGAAACTCCAAACAATCAAAGCTTTCCCTTTATTTTCTTGAATCATAAAAATAACTTTTAAACACTAAAACCTTTAATTTAAATTTATAATTTATAATTTATAATTTCTTAATTATTTTTACAAACTGCCTTTTGCCCTTTTGCAATAATACGCCATTTTCAGTAATCTCAATTATTTTATTTATATCTTTTATTACGGTGTTGTCCACTTTAATCCCATTTTGTTTAATTAATCTTTTTGCCTCATTTTTACTGCCTGCCATTTTTACCTTAACTAACAAATCTATTATTTTCCAATTCGTTCCGTCGGCTGACGGACGTAATTCGTAATTCGTAATTTCATCAGGTATTTCTTTTTGTTGGATTACTTTTATAAAATGTTTTTCTGCCTTTTTTGCTTCATTTTCATTGTGATAAATTTTTGTAATTTCAAAAGCCAAACGCATTTTTAAATCGCGCGGATTAATTTTATCAATATCAATTTCTTGCTTGATTTCGGCTATTTTATTTAATGATATATCAGTACAAAGTGTAAAATATTTTATAATTAAATTATCAGTCAAAGACATAATTTTGCCATACATCTCTTCGCTTTTTTCCATAAGAGCAATATAATTATTAAGACTTTTACTCATTTTATCTCCACCAGATAGTCCTTCTAATAATGGACAAGTAATAATATCCTGCAACTCTTGATTGTATCTTTTTTGCAACTGCCTACCCATCAACAGGTTAAATTTTTGATCGGTTCCGCCAATTTCTACATCTGCTTTAAGAATAACAGAATCATAACTCTGCAACACAGGATACATAAATTCCTGCAAACTTAAATCAATATCATTTTTTATTCTTTCTTTAAAATCAGCCCTTTGCGCTACCTGCGCATAGGTGACTTTTGACATTAGCGCTACTAAATCATCAAGACTTAATTTAGACAGCCATTTTGAATTATATTTTACCTCTACTTTAGACATATCCAATAACAAACCGGCTTGTTTAACATAACTTTTCATATTAACAACTATTTCTTTATTAGCTAAGGCTTTTCTGGTTATGGAACGACCTGTTGGATCTCCAATGCGAGCGGTAAAATCGCCAATTAAAAAAATTACTTGATGACCCAAATTTTGAAATTCTCTTAATTTCCGCAAAATTACAGCATGACCTAAATGCAAAACCGAACCTGTTGGATCAATGCCAAACTTAATTCTTAATTTTTTACCAGACATTAACTTTTTTTTCAAACTATCCTTTATTAAAACTTCCTCCACGCCTTTGGTTAAAACTTCGTCAATTTTTTTTTCATCAATTATAATTTTTGACATAATTTTATATTTAAAGATTATATTTATATAATAGCAAAATTTTTTATTTTTCCCAAAACAACTAACAATGTGCGTTCGAAAAAATTCGAACAGATTTCGCCCAAAATT
Protein-coding sequences here:
- a CDS encoding tyrosine--tRNA ligase; translated protein: MSKIIIDEKKIDEVLTKGVEEVLIKDSLKKKLMSGKKLRIKFGIDPTGSVLHLGHAVILRKLREFQNLGHQVIFLIGDFTARIGDPTGRSITRKALANKEIVVNMKSYVKQAGLLLDMSKVEVKYNSKWLSKLSLDDLVALMSKVTYAQVAQRADFKERIKNDIDLSLQEFMYPVLQSYDSVILKADVEIGGTDQKFNLLMGRQLQKRYNQELQDIITCPLLEGLSGGDKMSKSLNNYIALMEKSEEMYGKIMSLTDNLIIKYFTLCTDISLNKIAEIKQEIDIDKINPRDLKMRLAFEITKIYHNENEAKKAEKHFIKVIQQKEIPDEITNYELRPSADGTNWKIIDLLVKVKMAGSKNEAKRLIKQNGIKVDNTVIKDINKIIEITENGVLLQKGKRQFVKIIKKL